The Chryseobacterium sp. LJ668 genome segment TTCTTTTTGTCCGGTTGTCAGCCAGCGAAGAATCGTTAGAACACTGGTGTAATTATCATGCCTGTCGACCAATGCAATATTGCCGACTAATTTGGCATTCATGTTCTTTAAATAAACTTTTAGCTTTTCCTGAGAAAGCATCCACATATTTCGGGTTCCGGAAACGGTAACGACAGGCGTATCTTTTAACAATACCTCAGCATAACCGCTTTTCAGAAATGAAATGATCGGAATGGATGGCGTAAGGTACCAAACCTGATATCCGAAAAGGATAAGGTCATATTTTTTGTTCAGCACGTTTTCTGGTGGCGGTAGAATCTCGCTCGGAATCTGCAAATAAGATTCTGGAAAAGTGTTGAAAAAGACATCACTCGACCAAGGGAAAGGGAAATCCTCTTTCATCCGAATGTTGTAATACGTCACCTTATATTCGTCTTTTTTATCTTCAAACGGCCGGGCAATATTCTTCATAATCTCCTCCAGCTGGCCTGTTTGCGTATAATATAGAACAAGTACGTTTTTCTGCATTAATATTCTTTATGGATTACAAAAATATGC includes the following:
- a CDS encoding dialkylrecorsinol condensing enzyme DarA; this translates as MQKNVLVLYYTQTGQLEEIMKNIARPFEDKKDEYKVTYYNIRMKEDFPFPWSSDVFFNTFPESYLQIPSEILPPPENVLNKKYDLILFGYQVWYLTPSIPIISFLKSGYAEVLLKDTPVVTVSGTRNMWMLSQEKLKVYLKNMNAKLVGNIALVDRHDNYTSVLTILRWLTTGQKEKSGMLPAAGVSNEEINGAGKYGKIIENHFDNNDFANLQPDLVKNGAVEIRPFLVRVEKVGNKIFIIWSNLIMKKKEKRPLLIKFFKVYLMAAIWIISPIVLVFHILLAPVLWSKRQKQKEYLQGINLK